The genomic region ttgaagcggaaacaaatactttggccacctgatacaaagagttgactcatgggaaaagaacTAGTGCTAGGAAGGATtaggggcgggaggaggaggggacgacagaggatgagatggctggatggcatcaccaactcgatggacatgggtttgggtagactccgagAGTtcgtaatggacagggaggcctggcatgctgtgattcatggggtcgcaaagagtcggacacgactgagcgatagaactgaactgaactgaatattgtaacaaattcattaaagacccccccccccaaaaaaaaaaccccaaagaagctcccaggtgatgccaagTAGCCAGGACTTAACCTCCCTCAGTAGCCTCAGCTGTGAGGTAAGCAGCTAGTTGTACATATGTTGAAGtgaagtgttggtcactcagtcgtctgactctttgcagccccatggactgtagccctccaggttcctctgtccatggaattcaccaggcaagaatactggagtgggttgccattcccttctccaggggatctccgcaacccaggggtcgaacccctgCCTCCCCGCAtagtgggcagattctttaccgtctgagccaccacatcAGAGCATATGCTGAGCGTGTCTTCTGAGAGGGTGTGTGTGAAGCAGTAGAGCAGTAGTGCCTgggtctttccttctttcacaagACTTGAGGTTGGGTGGGCCCTCAAACTTAACCGCTGTCCACAGCTGCCTTAAGTTGTTGCTGGGGCAACTCATGTCTTGGAAGGATTATTATTGTTGACTTCTTATCAGTGGGCCTTCCAACCTTTTGACCTTGGCTTATACTTCCTGCAGCTCGGGCAAACTCATCAACCTGGGATTCAGACATGGCTTTCACACCTGCCCTTCCCCTTTGTCCACAGGTGGTTTCCTTTATGAAGTCTCCAGTGGGTCAGTACCTGGACCAGCATCCTTTTCTGACCCTCACCTTGCTGGTGTTTGTTGCTGTGTCAGCTGTTCCTGTCGGCTTCTTCCTGCTCCTCGTGGTGCTCACCTCCCTGGCTGCTTTTGTGGGAGTCATATTACTGGAAGGTATCCTACTCATTTACCCACCCTCTTGGAAAATGACTCACTCCTGTCAAATGTTGCTGTTCTTGTCAAAATCACATCAACCAAGGCAGCTTGTTGGAGTAGTTAAAACATGGACTCTGGAATCTGTTAGAATTCCACCTCCCCCAGTGTGATTTTGGACACGTTGTttactctctctgagcctcaaattCCGCATATGTAAAATAGGGATGTAATAATACTGTCTCAGAGAATTGTGAGGATTGAAACCTATAGTTCtgtaaagtacttagcacagtcCTTGACACAGAGTAGCTTCTCCATGAAAGCTAACTGTTGTCATTAAACAGAGAAGCCATTCACTCAACAGACAGTTATTGAGCATCTGTCACATGCCAGGTGCCTTGCTGTGTATTGAGGGTCCCCCTTCACCTTTCCTCCTGAAGTCCCACTGCCTTTTGCCAGCTTCCCCCTGAGTTGCTAAAAGTACTGAGAAAGTAAATCTGATTGGCTCAGTTTGCCTTTTCAAACCAGATCATAATCCGCAAAGAGAtgtcttccatttctttgtggtTGTTAGCCATCCTTTGAAAAATACTGATCTAGGATTTTGTGAATCTTTATGAAAAGGTAGCACATCTGTTTACtttctctattttcctttctttccatgcTCCATCCCTGAAACTGTCACTGTGAAGTACCGGGTGGGCTATTTGACCACTTGTGAGGCAAGGGGAAGGAGGTCTGCCATGCAGCATTTGCTATGTTATTAATTCTACATTGGAAGGGGAAATTTGGCTATGAGGGAGGCAAGAGAAAGTGTGCTGAGCAGGCAAAAACTACCACAGACTGTTACGTGTGTGATAGTCATTTAATCGTCATGCCATCACTTAGAGCTAGTTATTATTAtattccttttacagatgagtgaAACTAGAACTCTAAGGAGGCCCAGGAAGTCATACTACAAATGCCTTAACTAGGGTCaaactcagtcatgtcaactatAAAAAGTCATGCTCTTTCTGTAGTACCTTTTACTATTTTCCCCCATATACcccatattataaaaatatatttgctctGCACTTATTAGATGCTAACTCATTAATATTCCCGTTAAACATAATGATGGGTAAAATGATCATTCAGACCTTATGGTTACTGCATAATGGTTGCCAGGTGGGGTTGTAAAAGATGTAATCAAAAGTTATGTTTAGATTTTGCTTTACTTAGCCTGCATAACCTTTATTTCCATAGGTTGTAGGTAAGTGCAAGTTATAGTATTTGTTAGGCACTTTGAAACATTGGACGTAATTTACCACCCCTATTACTGTCTTGGCTAACTCCTTCTGGAGGATTCCATTGGGAGTCCATCCCTGACCTTGAGGGTGAGGGAGTTTCAAATTCAAATACCCATGGGCCAGGCAGATAGCAAAAGTGAGCAAAGCAGTCCAAGAACGATACAGTTGGGTACACTGGGGCCTGGAAGAAACTGGAAGGTCAGTCAATTGGTGCCATGCAACGATGCTCATGTGGGTATTGAGACTGCCTCCTTTTTAAAGTAATGCCAGAAGTCTGGATTTTTATGGGAAATctgctcacttcagttcagttcagtcgcttagtcgtgtccgactctttgcgaccccatgaaccgcagcactccaggcctccctgtccatcaccaactcccggagtccacccaaacccatatccattgagtcggtgatgccatccaaccatctcatcctctgtcatccccttctcctcctgccgtcaatctttcccagcatcaggggcttttcaaatgagtccactatccacatcaggtggccaaattattggagtttccgcttcaacatcagtccccccagtgaacacccagggctgatctcctttaggttggactggttggatctcctcgcagtccaagggactctcaacagtcttctccaataccacagtacaaaagcatcaatttttctgcgctcagctttcttcacagtccaactctcacatccatacatgaccactggaaaaccatagccttgactggatggacctttctGAATTAACTGTTGTTTTAAGCCCATTGGTACAGGGTTTgtcattttcagtctgttttcGATGAGTGATTCTTTtgacatgctctcctccaggactGGTCATCTCTGTGGGCGGCCTCTCACTGCTTTGTGTCCTGTGTGGCTTGGGCTTTGTGTCCCTCGTCATATCAGGGACAATCATGGTGTCCTGCATGGTAGTCTCCAGCCTCATCAACTGCTGGTTTTCTCTTAGGTAAGTACATGTCAGTGCAGTAATTCAGTCTTTACCATTTGGGGAGATTCTCACAAATGACACCGTAACACTGGTCACATCACACTCAGTCTTCAAAGCTAGGAGGTGCCTATATCTGAGGAGATCCTCACATCTCTTCTTATGGAGGAGTAAGGTttccttctcaatttttttttagaaaattatcaGGTAGTAAGGTAGTAATGCTTTGGTAATGAAAAACCTAAAGAGATACTAGcttaaagaaataggaatttatttttattgcatagCAAAAAGCTAGAGATAGCTCAGTACTGGCACAGAGCCAGCCTAGCGTCCTCAAGGTACCAGGCACCTTCTGCTTTTCTGTGTTGCCCATTGACCTGTCACCTCATGACCACAAGAAAGCTGCTGTGGCCTGGGCTACACCAACCGCATTCAAGGCAGGATGAAGGGAGAAATAAATGAGTCCTCCCTCACCAACTGAGTATGATCTTTTTTATCAAGTAAATGAAATCTTTCTTAGAACCTCCCCCTTTCTTAGCCCAAGCAACCTCATTGGCTGGAATTTTGGCAGATGGCCATGCTAAACtggaagggaggctgggaagtAGAGTATAATCCCACAAGGAAAAAAACTTTAAGAATGTGTGTTGGTCAGCCAAGCTCTAGTGTGTGCCATAGTTCCCCACCATGCATTATCAGTGTTAGGAAGGCTACTTGAAATTCAGAGACAATCCATGGAGCCAGTTAAGTTAATACCAATAGTGTTACCTCTGCTTTCACTTCCCTCTGAAACCTATCATCACTGGGATGAAAAAAGACAGACCTATTTCTCTCCCCCTACTACATCTCCCTTCTGTTAATGATGTAAAGAAATGGTCAGTTAATTAGGATTTGGTGATAGGGGTCTGAATCCCAGCTATGCCATtttttagctgtgtgatcttgaactCGGTATCCAACATCTCTGTTCTCAATTTTCTTTCACGGGTTAAACAGGGCTACTCCTTGCTCTACCTCTCTCACTGGATTGTTGTAAGGGCACAAACAGTAATTGGAGAAAATGTAATATCCAAATTAGAACAGGGAAAAGGATCATAACCTCTACCCCTAACTCAGGCATTTTAACCTCGTgtccccagtttcctcatctgtaaagttaGTGTAGCTCCAAATCTGGTGTGGTTGCAagaagcagccaaaaataaaccaacaaagAATGTCATTTATTGAGTCGTGTACACTCAACATTGCTCTTTAAAGAGGCCTTAGAACTAATCATTTCCTCTTGTTACCAAACAGGCTGTTGCCGCAACACAACTCCAGCGGTGACTGTCCGCTGGCCATGAAGTCTGCACACGTAGAGCGGCTCTGCCAGGAATGACCAGCTGAATGGAACCAAAGATTTTATTCAAGCCCCTCTGGAACACCGTTGGATCATCTTTGCCGCCTAGGATTATGACTTAGAAGGGACGGGTAGTTAAACACTTCCTGGAGGCGTCCTCTAGCTTTTTCACTTACTTGTTGGGTCCTGCAGTAGACAGTTTTGGAGATCTTGTTGCTCTGGGTCAGTTCCATCAGCTGACCCAGCCTCACTAGGAGAGTCAGCAAAGAATCCCATTGGCTTGGCGGCTCTTCGAGCCTCTCATCTCCTCCCCAGAGATGCAGATCTGACCTTGGCAAGGGCTCGAGCCTCTACAGGCCGGTCACCCGATTCCCAAAGGCTCAGATCGTGTATCTGAAGTCCAGTTTGGGTAACCAtagcttgtttttcctttttctttctttttaatgagagCTGCTTATTTcttcactcatttgaaaaaagaGGTAGGGGGAAAAATCCAAAACAGAACAAGCTCTTCTGCCTTATGACCCTTTTATCAGAAAGATAAACAGCATTTGGGAATAATGGCCTCTCAGACAAAGTTAGAAAATAGAGTCCAAACTTATCCTTATGGCCAAGAGCTTTTTTTCTAAGTCTAAAGGTATCGTTTCCACCTTGAATACTGTTCAGTgatgtttctctttaaaatatttgcactTGACACTTTTGCATTGTATTAAGGAAGTTGTCTTGTTAAGCCATTTCTTCAAAAAGTCCTATGCAAATGCTAAACAactacaaaaattttttaaatcctatGGTATTTCTACTTCAGTAGCTTATTTGCTATGGaattttattaagtaaatatttatttagatgagctttttttctttactctttatttCCACATTCTCTCTAGACATCATACCCATTTAGTCCTTCTGTGTCAATTTAATGGCAGATCCTGGGTAATAAGGCTTTTCTAGTTGCTAGTGGTAGACGCTCAACTCAAAGtggctttaaaaaatggaagtagAGGGGGAAGAGATtaatttcactgaaataaaaagtcaAGAGGTGGGTCTTTAGGCACTGCTGGATCCAGGGGCTCAAGTGATGTCATTAAACATCTTTGTCTCTTCATCTCTCAGCACCACTTTTCTCAGTGTTAAATGACTTTTACACAGTCCCTCCTCTTGTGGAGGTCCCAGCAGCTCTTAATTTTACATCAGCCTCATAGTTAGCACTCCATATTGGGCAAAGAGGCTGCTGTTTTCCAATAATACATTCAGATTTTCGCTCTGATTGGACAGACTTGAGTCAAGTGGGCAACCCTGAACCAAGTGCAGGGGAAAGTGGAGGATAGAATACGCTAATGGATCAGGGCTGGGACATATGTGCATTCAGGAACCAGGAGAGGGAATGGGGAAGCCCCCTCTGACTCTGCATAGGTGAGAGTGATAGGGTATTAGAGATGGGAGGACGATCTGACCCCAAAGGAAAAAGGGCAGACAGAAGCAAATACTTGCTATTTGATTCAGGAGAACTTGAAGCCTTTAATTAATTTGGTACTTTTTCTGTATCCCATGACAGTCAGCCCCACCTGTCCTTAAAGGTGCCTTCAACTCTGTTAGAGAACAGGAACTGCATATTCCTGCCAATACATGggagtatatattaatattaacagtTACTGTTTATTGAATGTTTCCTACTTAAATGCAAGTGTCTGCTACTAGCTGTCTAAACTAAATACCCTGCTGGGTTCTGAGCTTCAGAAATGAAGAGTGAAAAGGCCCTTGGCCTCCTGAAGTTTACTTTCTAATGTAGGAGTTACTTAAGTGTATTAATTATCTCTTGTTGCATAACGGTTTACAAAGAGCATGTTTGTTTTCCCACATTTTTGGTATGTTAGAAATACAGGTCTGGCTTAGCTGAgtcctttgttgtttagtcactgagttatgtccgactgtttgtgaccccatggactatagcctgccgggctcttctgttcatggtattttccagacaggaatactggagtgggttgccattgccttctctaagcTGAGTTCTTTGCACGACAGCAATAACAGTGATGTCAGGGCTGGGTTCTCCTTTGAGGCTCAACCCGGAAAGGATCCGCATCCAAGCTCACATAGTCATTGGCAGCATCCATTTCCTTGTAGGCTTTGGGGCTGAATTCCTCAATCCCTGTCATAAAGAAGCTCATAACCTGGCAGCCTGCTTCTTCAAAACTACCAGGGAAGAGGGTCTCTTAGCAAGATGGGCATTACAGTCTATAGCACATAATCATGTACACATAATCACATACATTCTGTGGGTTAGAAGCAATCGGGTCCCACTCACACTAAGAAGAGGGATCATATAAGGGAACGCATATCCCAGATGGGAGTTATGGGCTCCATCTTACAGGGTACCTGCTACAAGTAAACAAAATATCAGATTATGGTAAGTGAGTTAAAGAAAGTCAAAAGGGCAGGCCATGTCAGCCACAGCAATCTTCTCTTTGAACCACAGAATGAGAATTTGTCACCATGCCAAGAGCTGGGGTTATTCccctgcagagggcacaggaaCACAAAGCCCAAAGACTGGAAggagcttaaggaaaaaaaaaatgatatcaatGTGACTGGACTTGGTGAGCAAAGGATAAATGGAGGAGAGACAGGAGCCCATCATACAAGACCTCATAGGGTAAGAAATTTATAGCAAAGAGCAACGggaagatgataaagaatttcaCACTTTGCATTAAGAGAAACGTagattagacttttttttttgaaagataattcatttattttgctagCGTCACATTGATACATGCTGCTATGGCAGCTGCTGGAATGAAAATGTAGCACAAACAGACATTAAAACTAGAGTAAGGGTCACAGAGTTATAAAGTGTAAAAGAGTAGCCTCACTGAAcaggtatcactgactcagtagaatGAAAAAAGTAAAGGTGATAAAATGCTACCGGTTATGTCGACACTGCCTACActaatttgcaaaataaaaatccaaGTCACTAATTTGTGTAATAACACACCttacgccagtcagaatggccaccacgaagaagtctacaaataacaagtgcCGCAGAGGGGGTAGAGAAAAGAGGGCCCCGTACACTGCTGGCGGGAATGTAAACTGCTACAACCGCTATGGAAACCAGTACAGAGGcgccttaaaaacaaaaagtgaagccgccatatgatccagcaatcccactcctgggcatatatctggagaacaatataattcaaaatgatacacgCATCCcgatgttcacagcaacactattcacaataaccaagacaggGAAACAACCGAAACGTTCAGTGACAGATGAAGGACAAAGAAGGTGCAGTATACACATACACGTGCGTGCATCTCAGTccctgcagtcgtgtccaactcttcgtgactccatggactacagcccatcaggctcctgtgttAGGGCATACTCCCGCAAGAacgctggggtgggttgccggggatcttcccggccctgggatcaaacccacgcccccccGTGTctccttcaccactgagccccaggggaagccctatatacacacacacaggtatgtaacacacacacacaatggaggattatgaaaaagaatgaaagacgccactgcaacaacatggatgaaaccaAAGATTATCATCACAgcaagtgaagtcagtcagagataaagacaaatatcatccaatatcacttatgtgtggataGATTagacttaaatttttaaagatcactTGTGGCTGATGGATTGGGAGTCAAAAGGCCGTTTAGGAGGTCTGCAGAGGTCCAGAGCAGAGGATGGTTTATGCTAGCGTAGAGAGCTAGCAGCATTTGGTGATGAATTGCATGTAGGTAATGAAGGAAAGAGGGACACAAGATGGCacctaaatttttaatttgagcCAGTGGGTAGTCTGATACTATTTTCTGAGATGGCATCTGAGCTTTTCTCATATTAAGTCAAATACGCCTTTTTGACACCAAGAGAATGTCAAATGAACAATGGCTTAGCGAGTAGGTCTGGGCTGGGGATACAAGATTCCGAAGTATTTTAAGTGCTGAGGGAGACTTCTTGTGGAATAAGAAGCTTATTAAGCTTCTTAAGCTTCTTATGGAATACTATCTGGAGAGTAGGCAAAAGatcattttaagacatttttctgATCACATAAACAGCCTTGCTTCAAACTCTGCAAGGTACAAGGTGCTTTCCCATTGCACTTAAAAGTGCTAAGTCCTTTATATCATAAGCTATATCTGCTGGCTTCTCATTCTTCATATTCCCTTAGCCTCTGGATTTTAGCGTGAATGAAACTAGGGTTCAGGGTTAAATGATTCACCAATTCTGCCAAGAAGTGACATACAAATCAAAGTTTGCAATTCAGGATCTGTCTGGCACACTACCTGGAGCCTGAGGCCTTGGCAaacaaatgaagtaaaataaTATACAGAACCCAGCAGAGTGCCTGTCACAGAATAGGCCCATAAAGAATAGTTGTCAAAGTGCATGGTGCACTGTCATTTGAAACTGAGTGGAATGGAAACACATAGGTAACCTATAGTTAATAGCCCGgagataaacccacatacctttgggtaccttgtctttgacaaaagaaggcaagaatatacaatggagaaaagatagccccttcaataagtggtgctgggaaaactggacagctatgtcctgggtgttcattggaagggctgatgctgaagctgaaactccagtactttggccatctcctgcgaagagttgactcattggaaaagaccctgatgctggagggattgggggcaggagaaggggacgacagaggatgagatggctggatggtatcactgactcgatggacatgagtttgggtaaactctgggagttggtgatggacagggaggcatggcgtgctgcgattcatggggtcgcaaagagtcggacacgactgagcgactgaactgaactgaactgatgtgtaaaagaatgaaattagaatacttcctaacaccttacacaaaaataaactcaaatggatttaAAGACCTAATGTAAGAGCAAAGCCTGTAAAattcttaagaggaaaacataggcagaatactctttgacatgaatcatagcaagatcctctatgacccaccacccagagaaatgaaataaaagcaaaaataaatgtgacacaattaaaattttttgcacagggaaggaaactatgagcaaggtgaacagacaactctcagaataggagaaaataataacaaatgaaacaactgacaaaagattaatctccaaaatatacaagcagctcattcagctcaataccagaaaaacaacccaatcaaaaagtgggcaggaGACCTAAAccgacatttctccaaagaagacattcagttcagttcagtcactcagtcgtgtctgactctttccgaccccatgaaccgcagcacaccaggcctccctgtccgtcaccaactcctggagtccacccaaacccatgtccattgtgtcagtgatgccatccaaccatctcatcctctgttgtccccttctcctcctgccgtcaatctttcccagcatcaggggcttttcaaatgagtcagctctccacatcaggtggagtattggagtttctgcttcaacagcagtccccccagtgaacacccaggactgacctcctttaggatggactggttggatctccttgcagtccaagggtctctcaagagtcttctccaacaccacagttcaaaagcatcaattcttctgcgctcagctttctttatagtccaactctcacatccatacatgaccactggaaaaaccatagccttgactagacagacctttgttgacaaagtaatgtctctgctttttaatatgctgtctaggttgatcatacagatgactaataaacatatgaaaatatgctcaacttcactcattattagagaaaagcaaatcacaactacaataaggtattacatcagtcagaatggctatcatcaaaaaatctacaaacaataaatgctagagagatgttgtggagaaaagggaacccttttgtgctattggtggaaatgtaaattgatacagccactgtggagaacagtatggagattccttaaaaaaataagaataaaactaccatttaaaaaatcttccgtgtttttttcagtcaccaagtcatgtctgattgtgacatcatggactgcagcatgccagtcttccctgtccttcacaattg from Odocoileus virginianus isolate 20LAN1187 ecotype Illinois chromosome 33, Ovbor_1.2, whole genome shotgun sequence harbors:
- the LDAF1 gene encoding lipid droplet assembly factor 1, translating into MAKEEPPSTSKDLQELQRKLSLLIASVQSNSKVVSFMKSPVGQYLDQHPFLTLTLLVFVAVSAVPVGFFLLLVVLTSLAAFVGVILLEGLVISVGGLSLLCVLCGLGFVSLVISGTIMVSCMVVSSLINCWFSLRLLPQHNSSGDCPLAMKSAHVERLCQE